In the genome of Deinococcus deserti VCD115, one region contains:
- the aspS gene encoding aspartate--tRNA ligase, translating to MKRTALIGQLSTTHLDQAVTLQGWVNRRRDLGGLIFLELRDRSGLVQVQVEPDSPAFAQADQLRAEYVAEVEGIYRARPENQRKGGAADYEVIASRVKVLNTAKTPPFELDKGESVAEDIRLKYRYLDLRRPEMQRHLLLRSRAMAAVTAFLDSSGFVQVETPMLTKSTPEGARDFLVPSRLNPGEFYALPQSPQLFKQLLMIAGYDRYYQFARCFRDEDLRADRQPDFTQLDMEMSFVEQDDVLELQEGLMAHVFKATLDVDLPRPFPRLSYFDAMDRYGSDKPDLRFESALVDVTDLFQGGEFKAFAAAQSVKVLAAAELTRKQIDELERVAKQNGAGGLAWLKRDGDSFTGGISKFVGSVAPQLIKRSGVQDGGTLLFAAGDWKKAVTALGAVRLAVRDLFDLTSSGPRFHVSWVTDFPQLEFDEDSGTWTYMHHPFTAPHPDDAELFGTLRQGEIRAQAYDLVLNGFEVGGGSVRIHDPAVQTKMFEAIGFTEAQAREKFGFFMDALEYGTPPHGGIAWGFDRLVMVMSGASSIREVIAFPKNNRGADLMAEAPSLVDDAQLAELGVGVLSPS from the coding sequence ATGAAACGCACCGCCCTTATCGGACAGCTCAGCACCACGCACCTCGACCAGGCCGTCACTCTGCAGGGCTGGGTGAACCGGCGCCGTGACCTGGGCGGGCTGATCTTCCTGGAGTTGCGTGACCGCAGCGGTCTGGTGCAGGTGCAGGTTGAGCCGGACTCCCCTGCTTTTGCCCAGGCGGACCAGCTGCGCGCCGAGTACGTGGCCGAGGTCGAGGGTATCTATCGGGCGCGCCCTGAAAACCAGCGGAAAGGCGGCGCAGCGGATTACGAGGTGATCGCATCCCGCGTAAAGGTCCTCAACACCGCCAAGACGCCACCCTTTGAGCTCGACAAGGGCGAGAGCGTGGCGGAGGATATCCGCCTGAAGTACCGGTACCTGGACCTGCGTAGACCAGAGATGCAGCGCCACCTGCTGCTCCGGTCCCGCGCGATGGCGGCTGTTACGGCTTTCCTGGACTCTAGCGGTTTCGTGCAGGTGGAAACGCCGATGCTCACCAAGTCCACGCCTGAAGGCGCGCGCGACTTCCTGGTGCCCAGCCGCCTGAACCCAGGCGAGTTTTACGCGCTGCCTCAGTCGCCCCAGCTGTTCAAGCAGCTGCTGATGATTGCCGGATACGACCGCTACTACCAGTTCGCCCGCTGCTTCCGTGACGAGGACCTGCGCGCCGACCGTCAGCCTGACTTCACGCAGCTGGACATGGAAATGAGCTTCGTCGAGCAGGACGACGTGCTCGAACTTCAAGAAGGGCTGATGGCCCACGTGTTCAAGGCCACGCTGGACGTGGACCTTCCCCGGCCGTTCCCGCGGCTGAGCTACTTCGACGCGATGGACCGCTATGGCTCGGACAAGCCTGACCTGCGGTTCGAGTCTGCCCTGGTAGACGTGACCGATCTGTTTCAGGGCGGCGAATTCAAGGCCTTTGCTGCAGCTCAGAGCGTGAAGGTTCTCGCGGCTGCGGAGCTGACCCGCAAGCAGATTGACGAACTGGAACGGGTCGCGAAGCAGAACGGTGCAGGAGGGCTCGCCTGGCTTAAGCGTGACGGCGACAGCTTTACCGGCGGGATCAGCAAGTTTGTCGGCAGTGTGGCGCCTCAGCTGATCAAGCGCAGTGGCGTGCAGGACGGCGGGACCCTCCTGTTTGCCGCCGGTGATTGGAAAAAGGCCGTGACCGCGCTGGGAGCCGTCCGCCTCGCCGTGCGTGATCTGTTTGACCTGACGTCCAGCGGACCACGCTTTCACGTTTCCTGGGTCACTGACTTTCCTCAGCTTGAATTTGACGAAGACAGTGGCACCTGGACTTACATGCATCATCCCTTCACCGCGCCTCACCCGGATGACGCGGAGTTGTTCGGCACCCTGCGCCAGGGTGAAATCAGGGCCCAGGCTTACGATCTGGTGCTCAACGGATTCGAGGTCGGTGGCGGCAGCGTCCGGATTCACGACCCGGCCGTGCAGACCAAGATGTTTGAAGCCATCGGTTTTACCGAGGCGCAGGCACGCGAGAAGTTCGGGTTCTTCATGGACGCCCTGGAATACGGGACTCCTCCGCACGGCGGCATCGCCTGGGGGTTTGACCGCCTGGTTATGGTCATGAGCGGAGCAAGCAGCATTCGAGAGGTGATTGCCTTTCCCAAGAACAACCGTGGGGCTGACCTGATGGCCGAAGCGCCGTCGTTGGTGGACGACGCACAACTGGCGGAGCTTGGAGTAGGTGTGCTCTCCCCTTCCTGA
- the hisS gene encoding histidine--tRNA ligase — protein sequence MAIKRPKGTQDHLPDGSPKLSLDTRAAAFTFVRETARRVLERAGAQFTDTPLFEEAELVQRGVGGSTDIVRKEMFTVYYFGDHGGFILRPEGTAGLVRSYLQNGLKQLPAPLKLWTHGPMFRAENVQKGRLRQFHQVDYEVLGSADALVDAEAIALMTEVVRALGVQKVKVKLGSIGDPEDREAYNTYLRELFTPHLEALSDDSKDRLNRNPMRILDSKSESDQTLIAQLGVRPMLDFLGEGARTHFEQVQAYLNAWDVSYEVDPSIVRGLDYYRRTAWELHHEGVGAKSALGGGGRYDGLAQELGSKEVVPGIGWAFGIERLLLAMDAEGVALPETSGPLLYVAAMDDENVTYAATVALTTRRTARAEFAYRAMKPAAAFRDAERRGARFIALIGSDEVAQDTLSIKNLQTGQQSKVQTRDLQAFLAGQADQHSPAIPHDPTPQEKA from the coding sequence ATGGCGATCAAGCGTCCCAAGGGGACCCAGGACCACCTGCCGGACGGCAGCCCGAAACTCAGTCTGGACACCCGTGCGGCGGCCTTCACGTTTGTCCGTGAAACCGCCCGGCGGGTACTGGAGCGCGCCGGCGCCCAGTTCACCGATACACCGCTGTTCGAGGAAGCTGAGCTGGTTCAGCGTGGCGTGGGCGGCAGCACCGACATCGTGCGCAAGGAGATGTTCACCGTGTATTACTTCGGGGATCACGGGGGTTTTATCCTGCGGCCTGAAGGCACGGCCGGCCTGGTGCGCTCGTACCTGCAAAATGGGCTCAAGCAGCTACCGGCGCCCCTGAAGCTCTGGACCCATGGCCCCATGTTCCGGGCAGAAAACGTGCAGAAGGGCCGGCTGCGTCAGTTTCACCAGGTGGATTACGAGGTCCTGGGCAGCGCCGACGCGCTGGTTGACGCGGAGGCCATTGCCCTGATGACCGAGGTCGTGCGCGCCCTGGGCGTTCAGAAAGTCAAGGTCAAGCTGGGCAGTATCGGTGACCCCGAGGACCGCGAGGCGTACAACACGTACCTGCGGGAGCTATTCACCCCTCATCTGGAAGCGTTGTCGGACGACAGCAAGGACCGCCTGAACCGCAATCCCATGCGGATTCTGGACAGCAAGAGTGAAAGCGACCAGACACTGATCGCTCAGCTTGGTGTGCGGCCCATGCTGGACTTTCTGGGCGAGGGTGCACGGACGCACTTCGAGCAGGTGCAGGCTTATCTGAATGCCTGGGACGTGTCCTACGAAGTGGACCCGAGCATCGTGCGCGGCCTGGATTATTACCGGCGCACTGCGTGGGAACTGCACCACGAGGGTGTAGGCGCCAAATCCGCCCTGGGCGGCGGCGGCCGCTACGACGGGCTGGCACAGGAGCTGGGCAGCAAGGAAGTGGTTCCCGGTATCGGCTGGGCCTTCGGAATAGAGCGGCTGCTGCTGGCCATGGACGCCGAAGGGGTGGCGTTGCCCGAGACCTCAGGACCTTTGCTGTACGTCGCGGCTATGGACGATGAGAACGTCACCTACGCGGCCACAGTTGCCCTGACCACCCGCCGGACGGCACGCGCCGAGTTCGCCTACCGCGCCATGAAACCAGCAGCCGCTTTCCGCGACGCCGAACGCAGGGGAGCCCGGTTTATTGCGCTGATCGGCTCTGATGAAGTCGCGCAAGACACCTTGAGCATCAAGAACCTCCAGACCGGCCAGCAGTCCAAGGTCCAAACCCGCGACCTGCAGGCCTTCCTCGCCGGGCAGGCTGATCAGCACTCCCCCGCAATTCCCCACGACCCCACCCCGCAGGAGAAGGCATGA
- a CDS encoding IPT/TIG domain-containing protein, producing MRHFFVASLLCAGLLASCSPTAQVSQQVTVTPMLIKLSEPAARGGTVTIQGRYLGGPATGRVRLGANERGEGGFVFPAAAVRSWSDTEIVLTIPADAPVGGSWLFVEVGGRQSTGLPYSVRQ from the coding sequence ATGCGTCATTTCTTTGTTGCTTCTTTACTGTGTGCTGGTCTTCTCGCATCCTGCTCCCCAACCGCTCAGGTGTCCCAGCAGGTGACGGTGACGCCAATGCTGATCAAGCTGTCTGAACCGGCGGCGCGCGGCGGAACCGTGACCATCCAGGGACGTTACCTGGGAGGCCCGGCAACGGGCCGTGTTCGTCTGGGTGCCAATGAGCGCGGTGAGGGCGGCTTTGTCTTCCCTGCCGCGGCCGTACGCTCCTGGTCCGATACCGAAATCGTGCTGACCATCCCGGCTGACGCCCCAGTGGGCGGCTCCTGGCTGTTCGTTGAGGTTGGGGGCCGGCAGTCGACGGGGTTGCCCTACAGCGTTCGTCAGTAA
- a CDS encoding diacylglycerol/lipid kinase family protein codes for MTGQTPPPSETPDLPDISAAETDALAARRILVVWNPRSGHGDSPLPQFIELLRAAGADVTDRELEPDTPMADYVHDVETYDAVVAAGGDGTVSSLAYATRYKNIPLLAYPAGTANLIAQNLDLPKTPEELVEVMRDGHSVRLDLGEIEVKGENRGFAMLAGAGADAAMIRDSEELKEKYGEMAYVISAMKQLNPKKTTFNLIIDGEPRSFEGIGVMVANLGMANYRLPITSDISPSDGRFTVILMKAGNIFRLVPNLIDSVRAKFNLGDPMFSSNLETIEARQVQVDAVEPFPLQFDGELHVETTPFVARILPGAVRFITPVRRDELDT; via the coding sequence ATGACCGGTCAAACACCACCCCCCAGCGAAACACCTGACTTACCAGACATCTCCGCGGCTGAGACCGACGCCCTGGCCGCCCGGCGCATCCTGGTCGTCTGGAACCCACGCAGTGGTCACGGCGACAGTCCGTTGCCGCAGTTCATTGAGCTGCTCCGCGCGGCCGGCGCCGACGTGACGGACCGCGAACTGGAGCCTGATACCCCCATGGCTGACTACGTTCACGATGTCGAGACCTATGACGCCGTCGTTGCCGCTGGTGGCGACGGCACAGTGAGCAGCCTGGCTTACGCCACTCGCTACAAGAATATTCCGCTTCTGGCATACCCGGCCGGAACCGCCAACCTGATCGCGCAGAATCTGGACCTGCCCAAAACCCCGGAGGAACTCGTGGAGGTCATGCGGGACGGGCACTCGGTACGCCTGGACCTGGGCGAGATCGAGGTCAAGGGAGAAAACCGCGGCTTTGCCATGCTGGCTGGCGCTGGTGCCGACGCGGCCATGATCCGGGACAGCGAGGAGCTCAAGGAAAAGTACGGGGAAATGGCCTACGTCATCAGTGCCATGAAACAGCTCAACCCGAAGAAGACCACCTTCAACCTGATCATTGACGGTGAACCACGTTCGTTCGAAGGCATCGGTGTCATGGTGGCGAACCTGGGTATGGCCAACTACCGGCTGCCGATCACCAGCGACATCAGCCCTTCGGACGGGCGCTTCACAGTGATTCTGATGAAAGCAGGGAATATCTTCCGGCTGGTGCCCAACCTCATCGACTCGGTACGCGCCAAGTTCAACCTCGGTGATCCCATGTTCAGCAGCAACCTGGAGACCATTGAGGCCCGTCAGGTCCAGGTGGACGCGGTCGAACCGTTCCCGCTACAGTTCGACGGCGAGCTCCATGTGGAAACCACGCCGTTTGTGGCCCGCATCCTGCCTGGCGCTGTCCGGTTCATCACGCCAGTGCGGCGGGACGAGCTGGATACCTGA
- a CDS encoding tyrosine-type recombinase/integrase: MTTDLVPFTADRLGQARTFSSLGDEALKVRAVTAARDKDFAELWPLTLAYLTTDTSGGVALSPHTLRAYRKGVEVLLTHAREHAWNLLHPGRREPGLYVAALSSSGLKPATVMARVAAAAALYRALRWAGATDADPFADVKRPKDRTRGIVKNPPYRAEFVQAMLEHADDQERALLLLLTHAGLRIAEALAVEWAHVDLPRRRLLVAHGKGDKARRVPMSGMLREALRALHESSGAATSGRVLAFRAYSTAYDRLQKLALKAGREHEFRGFHAGRKYAGTQLYAATKDFTRVAGFLGHEQVDTTRRYVEVPEDDLDDIVEHFR; this comes from the coding sequence ATGACCACTGATCTGGTTCCCTTTACCGCCGACCGCCTGGGTCAGGCCCGGACCTTCAGCAGCTTGGGCGACGAGGCCCTGAAGGTCCGGGCCGTCACAGCAGCGCGCGACAAGGACTTCGCTGAATTGTGGCCACTAACCCTGGCTTACCTGACCACCGACACCAGCGGCGGTGTGGCACTGAGTCCGCATACGCTGCGCGCCTACCGCAAAGGTGTCGAGGTTCTGTTGACCCACGCCCGGGAGCATGCCTGGAACCTGCTGCACCCGGGCCGGCGTGAACCGGGTTTGTATGTGGCAGCTCTCAGCAGTTCCGGTCTCAAACCTGCCACAGTCATGGCCCGCGTCGCGGCGGCGGCGGCACTATACCGCGCGCTGCGCTGGGCAGGCGCCACCGACGCTGACCCGTTCGCGGATGTAAAGCGCCCCAAGGACCGCACGCGTGGCATCGTCAAGAATCCGCCGTACCGGGCTGAATTCGTGCAGGCGATGCTGGAGCACGCCGACGACCAGGAGCGGGCGCTGCTGCTGCTGCTGACCCACGCGGGGCTGCGCATTGCCGAGGCGCTGGCAGTGGAGTGGGCTCACGTGGACCTGCCACGCCGCCGGTTACTGGTCGCTCATGGTAAGGGCGACAAGGCGAGGCGGGTGCCCATGAGTGGCATGCTCCGTGAGGCGCTGAGAGCGCTGCACGAGAGTTCAGGCGCGGCGACCTCCGGGCGCGTTCTGGCCTTCCGGGCGTATTCCACTGCCTATGACCGGTTGCAGAAGCTGGCGCTGAAGGCTGGCCGGGAACATGAGTTCCGCGGCTTTCATGCCGGGCGCAAGTACGCCGGAACCCAGTTGTACGCGGCGACCAAGGACTTTACGAGGGTCGCGGGTTTCCTGGGACATGAACAGGTGGACACCACACGCCGTTACGTGGAGGTTCCGGAAGACGATCTCGACGATATTGTCGAGCATTTCCGCTGA
- the lnt gene encoding apolipoprotein N-acyltransferase: MSRLPVPLVCVLIGITLALCNLPLQWSFVTPLPLAVLLLYVAQPVGTRAVATRMWWAGTAYSAVHLWWLTAFLGKLFGFPPAGALALVLYALEGAFLAVMALLAARLVRSAHARVWVLAGVWVGLEWLRFLGPLAFPWPSLGYTLLPTPMIQVADLGGVLLGSVIVAATAAALVSFWLDRRTPLLAMSAVWILALAYGVTRTSSQGPEGRALLQRNTIDTFGRASQVLTPEEDVAQYLRLSRFRQPGEVVIWSESAIRKEELVPQAPAGGLYGASFSSGLRANRVVAWDGQQITSSTDKARPVPFGEYYPLRQAVAPLWHIIERQIGLSLTSVPAAQALNVLTLDGVRYGAYVCYDSVFPWVARQLSNKGAQVLVNASNDGWYDGWGVQQHFMMGRVRAIENRRWVLRSVNEGVAAVIDDLGRPRQTLSRGEGVIHARYRLLEGQTLYQRWGDLPALSLAGLMVLFGLLIERSERRRIS, translated from the coding sequence ATGTCGCGCCTGCCCGTCCCCCTCGTGTGTGTCCTGATAGGTATCACCCTGGCCCTGTGCAACCTGCCTCTGCAATGGAGCTTCGTCACGCCCTTGCCTCTGGCGGTGCTGCTGCTGTACGTGGCCCAGCCTGTGGGTACCCGGGCGGTGGCCACCCGGATGTGGTGGGCGGGAACGGCCTACAGCGCCGTCCATCTGTGGTGGCTCACGGCCTTCCTGGGCAAGCTGTTTGGCTTCCCGCCGGCCGGTGCCCTGGCGCTGGTCCTGTATGCCCTGGAAGGTGCCTTTCTCGCTGTTATGGCACTGCTGGCTGCCAGGCTGGTCCGCAGCGCCCACGCCCGGGTCTGGGTACTGGCCGGCGTCTGGGTGGGCCTGGAATGGCTGCGTTTTCTAGGTCCCCTGGCCTTTCCGTGGCCTTCACTCGGGTATACGCTGCTGCCCACGCCCATGATCCAGGTCGCGGACCTGGGCGGCGTCCTGTTGGGGAGCGTGATCGTTGCGGCTACGGCTGCCGCCCTGGTCAGCTTCTGGCTGGACCGCCGCACGCCACTGCTGGCTATGAGTGCGGTGTGGATTCTGGCCCTGGCCTACGGCGTGACGCGCACTTCCTCCCAGGGGCCCGAAGGTCGGGCTCTGCTGCAGCGCAACACCATTGACACCTTTGGCCGTGCCAGTCAGGTGCTTACTCCCGAAGAGGACGTGGCGCAGTATCTGCGCCTGTCGCGCTTCCGTCAGCCTGGCGAGGTGGTGATCTGGTCCGAGAGCGCCATTCGTAAGGAAGAACTGGTGCCGCAGGCGCCTGCAGGCGGCCTGTATGGTGCCTCCTTCAGTAGTGGCCTCCGGGCCAACCGCGTTGTGGCCTGGGATGGTCAGCAGATCACCAGCAGTACGGACAAGGCCCGGCCAGTACCGTTTGGCGAATACTACCCCCTGCGTCAGGCGGTGGCTCCTCTGTGGCACATCATCGAGCGGCAGATCGGCCTGTCTCTCACGAGTGTCCCGGCTGCCCAGGCTCTCAACGTTCTGACCCTGGACGGGGTGCGTTACGGTGCCTACGTGTGTTATGACAGCGTGTTCCCCTGGGTTGCGCGGCAGCTGAGCAACAAGGGCGCGCAGGTGCTGGTCAACGCCAGCAACGACGGCTGGTACGACGGGTGGGGGGTGCAGCAGCACTTCATGATGGGTCGCGTGCGGGCCATCGAGAACCGGCGCTGGGTGCTGCGCAGCGTCAATGAGGGGGTCGCGGCCGTCATTGACGACCTGGGTCGCCCCCGCCAGACGCTCAGCAGGGGAGAGGGCGTCATCCACGCCCGGTACCGCCTGCTGGAGGGCCAGACTCTCTATCAACGGTGGGGTGACCTGCCGGCCCTGAGTCTGGCCGGACTGATGGTCCTCTTCGGGCTGCTGATCGAACGGTCGGAACGCCGCCGCATCAGCTGA
- a CDS encoding metallophosphoesterase family protein — protein MRLAFISDLHGNIHALTAVKRFLAENPVSQVIVVGDMVGYGASPGPVIDFVRREGWPVALGSSDMRVAMELGERADRRGVAEQVLSWSRTMLSPDQMDFLRRLPPGGRLTTPIGRVRFFHGSPHDPERRVDLMAHERDLEILAEELASRVVVVAGTHVPFVRVIGETTFVDPGSVGLSLNHEPGADVAIVDCGGRKPKVTLHKVSYDYASSAFDIMAWNLPPVIADVIRTGRMG, from the coding sequence TTGCGTCTGGCCTTTATCAGTGACCTTCATGGAAATATCCACGCGTTGACAGCCGTCAAACGCTTCCTCGCGGAGAACCCGGTCAGTCAGGTCATCGTGGTAGGTGACATGGTCGGCTACGGCGCCAGCCCGGGTCCGGTGATCGATTTCGTGCGCAGAGAAGGCTGGCCGGTCGCGCTGGGCTCAAGCGATATGCGTGTTGCCATGGAACTTGGGGAACGTGCGGACCGGCGTGGTGTAGCCGAGCAGGTTCTGTCCTGGTCACGGACGATGCTGTCTCCGGACCAGATGGATTTTCTGCGCCGGTTGCCTCCCGGGGGCCGCCTGACCACCCCGATAGGTCGGGTGCGGTTCTTTCACGGCAGCCCCCATGACCCTGAACGGCGGGTGGACCTCATGGCCCACGAGCGGGACCTGGAGATCCTGGCCGAGGAACTTGCCTCCCGCGTGGTCGTCGTTGCAGGCACCCACGTTCCCTTTGTGCGGGTCATCGGCGAGACCACCTTTGTCGACCCAGGCAGTGTGGGGCTGTCGCTGAACCATGAGCCCGGCGCCGACGTGGCCATCGTGGACTGCGGAGGACGCAAACCCAAAGTCACCCTGCACAAGGTCAGCTACGATTACGCGTCCAGCGCGTTTGACATCATGGCCTGGAACCTGCCCCCGGTGATTGCAGACGTGATCCGTACCGGCCGGATGGGCTGA
- a CDS encoding alanine--glyoxylate aminotransferase family protein: MFEPHPEHILLTPGPTPIHPRAQQALIRPMLGHMDPEVFALNSEIQADLRVMYGTEPQAFTALLAGTGSLGMEAGFANLVEAGDEVLVCANGSFGSRMAEMAGRYGARVRLVTAPLGEAIRPQDVAAHLDGVNMVAVVHGETSTGVLNPVPEIAELVRGSGALLTVDAVTTAGMEPFHMAEWGVDYAYTGAQKCLSAPPGLAPIAVSERAFARFSARRTKVPLWYCDLEGLRDYWVDHTYHHTVPVNLHFAFHAALRAALEEGLVERQRRVALLGQAITQTLAPLGFSHYVERPQDRLPTVLALRLPDGFDDAGIRQALRRREISVTGGLGPTAGVIWRLGLMGESAHPAPYRALMVALEDLLGERGLAGRFDEAVHGVLV; this comes from the coding sequence ATGTTCGAGCCGCACCCCGAGCACATTCTCCTGACTCCCGGCCCCACGCCCATCCACCCGCGCGCCCAGCAGGCGCTGATCCGGCCGATGCTGGGCCACATGGACCCTGAAGTCTTCGCTCTGAACAGCGAGATTCAGGCTGATCTGCGCGTCATGTACGGTACCGAGCCGCAGGCGTTCACAGCCCTTCTGGCAGGAACGGGCAGCCTGGGAATGGAGGCGGGCTTCGCCAACCTGGTAGAGGCAGGCGACGAGGTGCTGGTGTGCGCCAACGGGAGCTTCGGCAGCCGCATGGCCGAGATGGCCGGCCGCTACGGTGCCCGCGTCCGCCTGGTCACCGCACCGCTGGGCGAGGCCATTCGCCCACAGGATGTCGCGGCCCATCTGGACGGTGTGAATATGGTGGCCGTGGTGCACGGTGAAACCAGCACCGGGGTGCTTAATCCTGTTCCGGAAATAGCTGAACTTGTGCGCGGCAGCGGCGCCCTGCTGACCGTCGATGCCGTCACCACAGCCGGCATGGAGCCGTTCCACATGGCCGAGTGGGGGGTGGACTACGCCTACACCGGCGCCCAGAAATGCCTCTCCGCTCCTCCCGGGCTGGCGCCCATAGCCGTCAGTGAACGCGCCTTTGCCCGCTTTTCCGCCCGCCGCACAAAGGTGCCCCTGTGGTACTGCGACCTGGAGGGTCTGCGTGACTACTGGGTGGACCACACCTACCACCACACGGTGCCGGTAAATCTCCACTTTGCCTTCCACGCCGCTCTGCGCGCCGCTCTGGAAGAAGGCCTGGTCGAGCGCCAGCGCCGGGTGGCCCTGCTGGGCCAGGCCATCACCCAGACGCTCGCGCCCCTGGGTTTCAGCCATTACGTCGAGCGCCCCCAGGACCGCTTACCGACCGTGCTGGCCCTGCGCCTCCCGGACGGTTTTGACGACGCTGGAATTCGTCAGGCGCTGCGACGCCGTGAGATCAGCGTCACCGGTGGCCTGGGACCAACGGCGGGCGTGATCTGGCGTCTGGGCCTGATGGGTGAGAGTGCCCACCCGGCTCCGTACCGCGCCCTGATGGTTGCCCTTGAGGACCTGCTGGGAGAACGCGGTCTGGCTGGCCGCTTCGATGAAGCCGTACACGGCGTGCTGGTATAA
- a CDS encoding HAD family hydrolase — protein MACMASSGSSPRLRAVLFDRDDTIAYTDPAVYREAAAWAAGRFGLDAQVVSEALAAQWKARALSWRDLRTHEDEADFWMTYGLKLTGRLGLPESLAAEWMEAYPYERYMKPVPGAREVLGELCSRGLKIGVLSNTLPSIHRTLQALELHDLVDVAVATCVIGTHKPGAGAYAHALEALGVPPHEVLFVDDKVENVAAARELGMQATLIDLQGENPQAIHDLRAVLELVG, from the coding sequence ATGGCGTGCATGGCTTCTTCCGGATCTTCCCCACGCCTCCGTGCAGTGTTGTTTGACCGAGACGACACCATCGCGTACACCGACCCCGCGGTGTACCGCGAGGCGGCGGCGTGGGCCGCCGGACGCTTCGGACTCGACGCACAGGTGGTCAGCGAGGCACTCGCAGCCCAGTGGAAGGCGCGGGCCCTGAGCTGGAGGGACCTGCGCACCCACGAGGACGAGGCGGATTTCTGGATGACGTACGGTCTGAAACTCACAGGTCGCCTGGGCCTGCCTGAATCTTTGGCCGCAGAGTGGATGGAAGCCTACCCCTACGAGCGCTACATGAAGCCGGTTCCTGGCGCGCGGGAAGTGCTGGGTGAACTGTGCTCCCGAGGGCTGAAAATCGGAGTCCTGAGCAATACCCTGCCCAGCATCCACCGCACGCTTCAGGCCCTCGAACTTCATGACCTGGTGGATGTGGCGGTGGCCACCTGCGTGATCGGCACACACAAGCCGGGCGCAGGCGCCTACGCGCATGCACTGGAGGCGCTGGGTGTGCCACCCCACGAAGTTCTGTTTGTGGATGACAAGGTCGAGAACGTCGCAGCCGCCCGCGAGCTGGGGATGCAGGCCACCCTGATCGACCTTCAGGGTGAGAACCCGCAGGCCATCCACGACCTGCGCGCCGTCCTGGAGCTGGTGGGATGA
- a CDS encoding dipeptidase, with product MTRTPGFLIDGHLDLAMNGLDGRDLTLPLGILRANDPVTGQTATVSFPEMREAGTRVCLGTLFAMPRTAESPQGYVDAEGARRQALAQLDQYRRWEAQGQITLLAGAQAVSAHLQQEDADVPLGVVLLMEGADPVRDADDLSFWVEAGVRIIGPAWGATRYAGGTGAPGPLTDAGKALVTAMRDLNLTVDASHLDDAAFWDVVEIGPRLIASHSNARARMARQDGQPASNRHLSDEMARAVAATGGVVGLVYLSSFIQPDWKPTDARAPLQKLADHARHYAELIGWDRVVLGTDMDGGFGQQKCPAGIDRYADVPRLLDLLPKAARAGVAGENWARWLETYL from the coding sequence ATGACACGGACACCAGGATTTCTCATCGACGGACACCTGGATCTGGCCATGAACGGTCTGGATGGCAGAGACCTGACGCTGCCGCTCGGCATCCTGCGGGCGAATGATCCGGTCACCGGGCAGACCGCGACTGTATCGTTTCCGGAAATGCGTGAGGCCGGAACGCGGGTGTGTCTGGGCACGCTGTTTGCCATGCCGCGCACCGCAGAGTCACCGCAGGGCTATGTGGACGCTGAAGGTGCCCGCCGTCAGGCCCTGGCGCAGCTTGACCAGTACCGCCGCTGGGAAGCTCAGGGCCAGATTACGCTCCTGGCAGGTGCTCAGGCCGTGTCGGCGCATCTGCAGCAGGAAGATGCGGATGTGCCGCTGGGCGTGGTGCTGCTGATGGAAGGCGCCGATCCGGTCCGTGACGCGGATGACCTCAGCTTCTGGGTAGAGGCCGGCGTTAGGATCATCGGCCCTGCATGGGGGGCGACCCGCTATGCGGGAGGAACCGGGGCGCCAGGACCGCTGACCGACGCAGGCAAGGCCCTGGTCACGGCGATGCGCGACCTGAACCTCACCGTCGACGCCTCGCACCTGGACGACGCGGCGTTCTGGGACGTGGTGGAGATAGGTCCCCGCCTGATCGCGTCACACTCCAACGCCCGCGCCCGAATGGCGCGTCAGGATGGGCAGCCGGCCAGCAACCGCCACCTGAGTGACGAGATGGCCCGCGCAGTGGCCGCGACGGGCGGCGTGGTCGGTCTGGTGTATCTCAGCAGTTTTATCCAGCCGGACTGGAAGCCCACAGACGCCCGCGCCCCACTGCAGAAGCTGGCCGACCACGCCCGGCATTACGCCGAACTGATCGGCTGGGACCGGGTGGTGCTGGGTACCGACATGGACGGCGGCTTCGGGCAGCAGAAATGCCCCGCCGGGATTGACCGGTACGCGGACGTCCCACGGCTTCTGGACCTGCTGCCGAAAGCCGCGCGGGCGGGAGTGGCCGGGGAGAACTGGGCGCGCTGGCTGGAAACCTACCTCTGA